A genomic stretch from Euwallacea fornicatus isolate EFF26 chromosome 10, ASM4011564v1, whole genome shotgun sequence includes:
- the PNKP gene encoding uncharacterized protein F21D5.5 — MYKTPKCVLTNLSTKKTLEIPHLTSVILGRNRQTEVKDLNVSREQLLCTSNVEEYKVILKSVGKARSGCNGLALTENRIYTIGHKDVIELRLGDHRFEVNFEPAPTISSTTKEASLSSDGPQPKKPKADYAVFNISQNQTSNTTGIWEEIGNKELLIFTPNDCKAKDKIASFDIDGTIIKTKSGARFPKDSDDWVLNYGNIKTQLSKLNDQGYKLVFFTNQSAVGIDHTRIKEFKRKIENILNSLSLPIQVFVALSKRNYRKPRVGMWDMFVQRKNEGIEIDFEKSFFVGDAAGREKNWAPKRGKDHSIADRLFALNIGIKFYTPEEYFLQQKPAQYKMPEFDPRLDISHLTYPDLTYDKLNVILMVGGQGSGKTFFVKEMLVPKGYIHVSRDLLGSWKKCIQVMEENLKRRKNVVIDNTNGDKESRQRYIQAAKKFNADVRCFIMNTSLAHMRHNNKFRELTDNTHTIVSDIIIFSYRKNYQEPEKEEGYSQILKIPFITKFINKDLEKVYKTFLLD, encoded by the exons atgtacaaaacaCCCAAATGTGTCCTCACCAATTTGAGCACCAAAAAAACTTTGGAGATTCCTCATTTAACTTCAGTAATCCTTGGCCGCAACAGACAGACTGAGGTaaaagatttaaatgtgtctcGAGAACAATTGCTTTGTACCTCTAATGTAGAAGAATATAaggttattttaaaatctgtGGGAAAAGCTAGATCTGGTTGTAATGGGCTCGCACTCACCGAAAATCGTATTTATACCATTGGTCATAAAGATGTGATTGAGCTACGTTTAGGTGACCATAGATTTGaggtaaattttgaacctGCTCCAACTATATCATCCACAACAAAAGAGGCCTCTTTAAGTTCAGATGGGCCTCAACCAAAAAAGCCTAAAGCTGATTATGCAGTCTTTAACATTAGTCAAAATCAAACATCCAACACAACGGGCATTTGGGAAGAAATAGGCAATAAAGAGCTTTTAATCTTTACCCCAAATGATTGTAAAGCAAAAGATAAAATTGCAAGTTTTGATATTGATGGAACAATTATAAAAACCAAGTCAGGAGCTAGGTTCCCAAAAGATTCAGATGACTGGGTTTTGAATTATGGTAATATTAAAACACAACTTTCCAAATTGAATGATCAAGGATataaacttgtattttttacAAACCAAAGTGCAGTTGGTATTGACCACACAAGAATCAAAGAATTCAagagaaaaattgagaatattttaaatagtcTTAGTTTGCCCATACAAGTGTTTGTTGCGCTCAGTAAGAGGAATTATCGGAAACCCAGAGTAGGGATGTGGGATATGTttgttcaaagaaaaaatgaaggcattgaaattgattttgagaaatcattttttgtgGGAGATGCTGctggaagagaaaaaaattgggcTCCGAAAAGAGGCAAAGATCATTCCATTGCCGATAGATTATTTGCATTGAATATAG GAATAAAATTCTATACTCcagaagaatattttttacaacaGAAACCAGCTCAATACAAAATGCCTGAATTTGACCCAAGACTCGACATCTCTCATTTAACATATCCAGACTTAActtatgataaattaaatgtaattttaatggtGGGTGGTCAAGGATCTGGCAAAACTTTCTTTGTAAAAGAGATGCTTGTGCCAAAAGGATATATTCATGTCAGCAGAGATCTATTGGGTTCATGGAAGAAATGCATTCAGGTAATGGAGGAGAATctcaaaagaagaaaaaatgttgtaataGACAATACCAACGGAGACAAGGAATCTCGACAAAGATATATTCAAGCTGCCAAGAAGTTCAACGCGGATGTTCGGTGTTTTATCATGAACACTAGTTTGGCTCACATGAggcataataataaatttaggGAATTAACAGATAATACTCATACTATTGTTAGTGATATCATAATTTTTAGTTATAGAAAGAACTACCAAGAGCCTGAAAAAGAGGAAGGTTATtctcagattttgaaaataccgtttattacaaaattcattaataaggATTTGGAGAAGGTTTATAAGACATTCTTGCTCGATTGA